A window of the Arenibacter algicola genome harbors these coding sequences:
- the aat gene encoding leucyl/phenylalanyl-tRNA--protein transferase produces MFLLNHRLLFPDVEKADDDGLLAVGGDLSPERLLLAYKNGIFPWFNEDSMILWWSPDPRMVLFPNKIKISKSMAQVIKSNKFGITWNTQFEEVVNACSAIKRKGQAGTWITPEMKSAYLKLHQMGIAKSIEVWESDNLVGGLYGIDLGNVFCGESMFSRKSNASKFAFISLAKELQQKEYKLIDCQVYTAHLESLGAEEIPRKQFIKILKG; encoded by the coding sequence ATGTTTCTCCTTAATCATCGTTTACTGTTTCCGGATGTTGAAAAAGCCGATGATGACGGATTATTGGCCGTGGGGGGCGATTTGTCCCCGGAGCGATTGTTATTAGCCTATAAGAATGGAATATTTCCTTGGTTTAATGAGGATTCCATGATACTTTGGTGGAGTCCTGATCCACGAATGGTGCTATTTCCGAACAAAATAAAGATTTCGAAAAGTATGGCCCAAGTTATAAAATCCAATAAGTTTGGGATTACTTGGAATACACAATTTGAAGAGGTGGTTAATGCATGTTCTGCCATAAAGCGCAAAGGGCAGGCAGGAACATGGATTACCCCTGAAATGAAAAGTGCCTATTTAAAACTGCATCAAATGGGAATTGCCAAGTCCATTGAAGTATGGGAAAGCGATAATTTGGTAGGAGGCCTTTATGGCATAGACCTTGGAAATGTATTTTGTGGAGAAAGTATGTTCAGTAGAAAGAGTAATGCCTCCAAATTCGCATTTATAAGTCTGGCCAAGGAGTTGCAGCAAAAGGAATATAAACTTATCGATTGCCAGGTTTACACGGCACATTTGGAAAGCCTTGGAGCTGAAGAAATACCAAGGAAGCAATTTATAAAAATACTTAAAGGCTAG
- a CDS encoding flavin reductase family protein, which produces MVSITASEVPTAKLHGYLLGAVGPRPIAFASTIDDRNRPNLSPFSFFNVFGSNPPILIFSPSRRVRDNSTKHTLENVLKNREVVINVVNYDMVQQMSLASTEYMEGENEFIKSGLTMLSSDLVKPFRVAESPVQFECKVVKVEPLGKEGGAGNLIFSEVLKIHVDADILDENGAIDQFKIDQVARMGGNWYSRANMGLFEVPKPVSNLGIGVDQIPEHIRLSNILTGNDLGMLGNIEKLPSQEEVRQYVDTNVDLRSILSSGDEALLHARAQELLKNKDVLSAWKVLLAEMPT; this is translated from the coding sequence ATGGTTTCCATAACGGCTTCAGAAGTACCTACAGCTAAATTGCATGGGTATTTATTGGGTGCCGTTGGACCAAGACCCATTGCTTTTGCCAGTACTATTGATGATAGGAACAGACCTAATTTATCACCTTTTAGTTTTTTCAATGTCTTTGGTTCCAATCCTCCTATTTTAATATTTTCTCCTTCCCGTAGGGTAAGGGACAATAGCACTAAACATACCTTGGAGAATGTGCTTAAAAATAGGGAAGTGGTCATTAATGTAGTGAACTATGATATGGTGCAGCAAATGTCCTTGGCTAGCACGGAGTACATGGAGGGCGAGAACGAATTTATCAAGTCCGGGTTAACCATGTTGTCTTCAGATTTGGTAAAACCATTTAGGGTGGCGGAATCACCTGTACAGTTTGAGTGCAAGGTCGTTAAGGTAGAACCTCTGGGAAAGGAGGGCGGAGCAGGTAACCTTATCTTTTCAGAGGTGTTGAAAATACATGTAGATGCCGATATTTTGGATGAAAATGGGGCCATTGATCAATTTAAAATAGATCAAGTAGCCCGGATGGGGGGTAACTGGTACAGCAGGGCCAATATGGGATTGTTTGAAGTGCCCAAACCGGTTTCCAATTTAGGAATTGGGGTTGATCAAATCCCTGAACACATTAGGTTGAGCAATATACTTACCGGCAACGATTTGGGTATGTTGGGCAACATAGAAAAATTGCCCTCCCAGGAAGAGGTAAGGCAATACGTTGATACCAATGTGGATCTAAGATCCATATTGAGTTCAGGTGATGAAGCTTTACTCCATGCACGGGCCCAAGAGTTGTTAAAAAATAAGGATGTGCTCTCTGCGTGGAAGGTTTTATTGGCAGAGATGCCCACCTAG
- the tnpA gene encoding IS200/IS605 family transposase, translated as MGHTLRKGSHTVIRLTCHLVWVTKYRYKVLSGDVQKRCRELLMQICEAEGIEIMKGVVSSDHVHMHVEYAPRMNVSSMVKQMKGRTSRKLQQEFPHLKERYWGQHFWASGYGVWSTGNVTDKMVNDYLEHHRRDGSDNSNFILE; from the coding sequence ATGGGTCATACATTGAGAAAGGGATCGCATACCGTTATCCGGTTGACTTGTCATCTGGTTTGGGTTACCAAGTATAGATATAAGGTATTAAGTGGGGATGTTCAGAAGCGTTGTCGTGAGCTTCTCATGCAAATATGTGAAGCTGAAGGGATTGAGATTATGAAAGGAGTGGTGAGCTCCGATCATGTTCATATGCACGTTGAATACGCCCCTAGGATGAATGTAAGTTCGATGGTCAAACAAATGAAAGGCAGGACATCGAGAAAGCTCCAACAGGAGTTTCCTCATTTAAAGGAGCGCTATTGGGGTCAGCATTTTTGGGCGAGCGGTTATGGAGTCTGGAGTACGGGCAATGTAACCGATAAGATGGTCAATGATTATTTGGAGCATCATAGACGGGACGGTTCGGATAATTCCAATTTTATATTGGAATAG
- a CDS encoding DUF3127 domain-containing protein produces the protein MEVQGKIKMVGETQTFGSNGFRKREVVVTTEEQYPQHIMVEFVQDKCDLLNNFGVGQAVKISINLRGREWVNPQGETKYFNSIQGWRIESLQEEANAPGMPPVPPMDAFEPADNINDDDHDDLPF, from the coding sequence ATGGAAGTACAAGGGAAAATTAAAATGGTAGGTGAGACCCAAACATTTGGGAGCAACGGATTTAGAAAGAGGGAAGTAGTGGTGACTACGGAGGAGCAGTATCCACAACATATTATGGTTGAATTTGTACAGGATAAATGCGACCTTTTAAATAATTTTGGAGTTGGTCAGGCTGTCAAAATAAGTATTAACCTAAGAGGTAGGGAATGGGTGAATCCACAAGGGGAAACCAAATATTTTAATTCCATACAAGGTTGGAGAATAGAAAGTTTACAGGAGGAAGCAAATGCACCAGGAATGCCTCCGGTACCTCCGATGGATGCTTTTGAACCAGCGGACAATATCAATGATGATGATCATGACGATTTGCCATTTTAA
- a CDS encoding slipin family protein codes for MAPPFVLSILIVLFLLAGIRVVFEYKRALKFRFGKYIKTLQPGFRWIIPIVETIQIVDIRVITINIISQEVMTEDNVPCSIDGVVFFKINDPEKAVLEVEEYRFAITQLAQAALRDVCGKVELDTILSKREEMGKNIKAIVELETKEWGIEIIDVKIKDIQLPENMKRMMANQAEAERSRRARIILALAEEQAAGKLLEAGKLIDQSPSAIKLRLYQTLSNIAAEKNSTILFPFPEEVLPRNPVKKPKNKK; via the coding sequence ATGGCACCACCTTTCGTTCTTAGTATCCTTATTGTATTGTTTTTATTGGCTGGAATACGAGTAGTCTTCGAATACAAAAGAGCATTAAAATTTAGATTTGGCAAGTACATAAAGACCTTACAACCTGGTTTTAGGTGGATTATCCCCATAGTGGAGACCATTCAGATTGTTGATATCCGTGTTATTACCATCAATATTATATCCCAAGAAGTAATGACAGAGGACAATGTCCCCTGTAGTATTGACGGTGTGGTCTTCTTCAAGATAAACGATCCGGAAAAAGCCGTTTTGGAAGTGGAAGAATATCGCTTTGCTATTACCCAATTGGCCCAAGCGGCATTAAGGGATGTTTGCGGAAAGGTTGAACTGGATACCATTTTATCCAAACGTGAGGAAATGGGAAAGAACATCAAGGCCATTGTTGAATTGGAGACCAAAGAATGGGGTATAGAAATTATAGATGTTAAAATTAAGGACATTCAATTACCTGAAAACATGAAGCGTATGATGGCCAACCAAGCAGAGGCCGAAAGGTCAAGAAGAGCCCGAATTATCTTGGCCCTTGCCGAGGAACAGGCCGCAGGTAAATTATTGGAAGCGGGTAAATTGATAGATCAGTCGCCTTCCGCTATAAAACTAAGGCTTTACCAAACCCTGTCCAATATAGCGGCAGAAAAAAATTCCACCATCCTATTCCCCTTCCCTGAAGAGGTTTTGCCCAGAAACCCTGTGAAAAAACCCAAAAACAAAAAGTAG
- a CDS encoding DNA-3-methyladenine glycosylase I, whose translation MEKHRCGWCKGDALYEKYHDEEWGVPIKEDDLLFEFLILETFQAGLSWITILRKRENFRQAFDHFDYKKIAKYGEPKIDSLLQDAGIIRNKLKIRATVTNAQAYIAIQKEFGSFSNYIWGFVNGQPIKNNHKDYKKAPAHTPLSDTISKDLKKRGFKFVGSTVIYAHMQATGMVNDHEINCFRYNEV comes from the coding sequence ATGGAAAAACATAGATGTGGCTGGTGCAAGGGCGATGCACTTTACGAAAAGTACCACGACGAGGAATGGGGAGTCCCCATAAAGGAAGATGACCTGCTTTTCGAATTTTTGATTTTGGAAACATTCCAGGCCGGTTTAAGCTGGATTACCATCTTGCGAAAAAGGGAGAATTTTAGACAGGCATTTGATCATTTTGATTACAAAAAAATAGCTAAATACGGGGAACCGAAAATTGATTCCTTGTTACAGGATGCCGGAATTATTAGGAACAAGCTCAAAATAAGGGCCACTGTTACCAATGCCCAAGCTTATATTGCCATCCAAAAGGAATTTGGAAGTTTTAGTAATTATATCTGGGGATTTGTCAATGGCCAGCCCATTAAGAACAATCATAAGGATTATAAAAAAGCCCCGGCGCATACCCCATTGTCCGACACTATAAGTAAAGATTTAAAAAAGAGGGGGTTCAAATTTGTGGGAAGCACCGTTATTTATGCCCACATGCAGGCGACCGGCATGGTAAACGACCACGAAATAAATTGTTTTAGATATAATGAAGTATAG
- a CDS encoding phosphatase PAP2 family protein, with amino-acid sequence MEKLSLIFVCAYFFITIACYSQDTEGGHEKWEYVLEDTGDVLQLALPLTAGVMTLINKDYKGTKKLAFSYGTTMALTYSLKHFTKKERPEGRKLYDSFPSGHTSSAFSGASFIQRRYGWNYGIPVYLLASIVAVSRTEGPDGYHDFWDVFAGAAIGIGSTYIFTKPPKKEQMSLGFSNYRDTYSLSFLYKF; translated from the coding sequence ATGGAAAAATTGTCCTTAATCTTTGTATGTGCATATTTTTTTATAACCATTGCCTGTTATTCCCAGGATACAGAGGGGGGACATGAGAAATGGGAATATGTTTTGGAAGATACCGGCGACGTACTTCAATTGGCACTGCCTTTAACCGCGGGGGTCATGACTTTGATAAATAAGGATTACAAGGGTACCAAAAAATTGGCTTTCTCGTACGGTACTACTATGGCCTTGACGTATTCCTTAAAACATTTCACCAAAAAAGAAAGGCCTGAAGGTAGAAAACTGTATGATTCCTTTCCTTCCGGTCATACTTCATCCGCTTTTTCCGGAGCATCATTTATACAGCGCAGGTATGGTTGGAACTATGGTATCCCGGTCTATCTACTGGCAAGTATCGTTGCTGTAAGTAGAACGGAAGGCCCGGACGGTTACCATGATTTTTGGGATGTATTTGCCGGTGCTGCCATTGGCATTGGCAGCACTTATATTTTTACAAAACCACCTAAAAAGGAACAAATGTCTCTTGGTTTTTCCAATTATCGGGATACCTATTCCTTAAGTTTTTTGTATAAATTTTAA